TCCATGTTCACTAGTTTAGTGTCTGCTTTACCCTGTAGTTCTAGTGTCTGTGTATTAGAGCTGCAGTAACAGAACGACCCCAACCCAGGTCTCTCATCTGGATCAAAAGCCACAAAAATGCATCACACATTAATGTCTTATTCAAAGACACAGTGAGAAAAGTTTTCAAGATAACAGTTATGCTGCTGTAAACAGAGGAAATCTGTGTTCTAGTTTTCTGTCGCCAGTAAAGTTATGAAAACCGTTTATGTAGGAGCTTATCAATACTGGGATCTTAAATTATTTGGCCTGGGACTGTTTAGGACCCCGTTTCAGTTACCAGCCATAAATGCTATTCATGTCAGCGTTTTAATGATTCAACACTCAGACATACGACAAAAAGTGGCCTAAGTCTTTGagttttttgtccatattttatCCATATCTAATTATTAATGGATAATAAATCAGAACCAGTCCACTTTCAAATGTGGGCCTAAATCAGATGCATACGGAATGTTTTACAATTCAACTTTAGTCTGAACGATGATGTTGATTATGATCTGacttttatgtcattgaaatgcaacagatGTTACATTTATGCGCTGACATGAAGGATCCATATTTAAAGACAGTGTGCTGCCAGTGACGTCAGGTCTTccggaaaaaaacaaaaggatcttggcaaaaaatcagaattgagcattaagacctgcagctgaacgtagccttagtggcTGTTTTATATGAATGTTTTCCTGTTCAGTTATTTCACTGTTGTAGTCTTTATTATGATTAGTGATACTGTTTTATTCATTACTGTTTTTGTTCTACTGCTGTTGAGAATTTTCCTTGGGATGAATCTGATCTTTCATTCTTAGGATTTCTTCTGATGAAAACTCACCACCGTCACCAGAGGCCCGTACCAGCCCCCCGAAAAAACGAGGCCGGGGTCGCGGACGTAGGCGTGGCTGTGAAGCTGATGGCGATGCTTCTCGCAGCCGTTCACCACATCGTTCAGTGGCTTGGAACACAGATGCAGACCCAGATGTTTCTGTCCCTGAACCTCTGAGGTTCACCCCAAGAAGAACTCCTGGTGCTCAACCTCCTCTCGATGCTGCACAATCACCAGGGGAAATTTTCTTCAACTTTTTTGATTACGAAGTCCTAACTCTCTTATGTACCAACACAAACAAGTATGCTGCACAGAATTTAGAAGCGGGCAAAAAATTTGTCTGGAAAGAAATAGAGCCAAAAGAACTACGGACCTACCTGGGCATGTTACTTTACATGTCAGTCTGCAATTTTCCGAAACTTACAGACTTGTGGAGGAAAAACACAATTTTTCATGTTCCTTTTCCTGCCACTGCTATGACCAGAGACCGGTTTATGACCATAAGTCGTAACCTTCACatcagtgatccagcagaagatgCAGTCAACGATAAAAAAAGGGGCACAGAAGACTATGACTCCCTTCAGCAGGTCAGACCTCTCCTTGAGTTAATAAGGAATAGCTGCAGGAGGAGTTACCACCCAAAGCAGCATCTTTCTGTCAATGAGAGGATGGTAGCTATCAAGCAACATAAGTCAACTAAGCCCACCAAGTGGGGGCTGAAATTTTTTGTACTTGCTGATATCAATGGCTACACTGTCGACTTCACTCTGTACACTGGGAAATCGAAAACAACATCAGGGAAGGGATTAGCTTTTGATGTGGTTACAACATTGGTAGACAAAAACCATCTGGGATCGGGTTACATTCTCTACTGTGACAACTTCTACACCAGCCCCTCCCTCTTCCAGCATCTCAAAAAGCAGGGCTTTGGGGCTTGTGGAACGTACAGACGCAACACAGCGGGTACTCCATCCACTGAGAAAAACGCTCTGCATAAAAAATCACCAAGAGGCTCCATTCGATGGATCAGGGAGGGTGACCTTTTGTTTATAAAGTGGATGGACTGTCGTGAAGTGTCCCTCTGTTCCACCATCCACTCTGCATACAGCGGGGACACAGTGTTACGCTGGAGGAAAGATGCAGAAGGACATTTTGACAGGGTCCCCGTCCCCAGACCCACAGCTGTGACAGAGTTTAATAAGTACATGGGTGGAATTCACTTGTCAGACCAGATGCTAGGAACAAATTCAGTCCATCGCAAAACCACAAGATGGAACGTAACAGTTTTCCAGCATCTTCTGGACATTGCGGTGACCAACAGCTACATCATCCATAAAGAACTGTGCGCCGGCAAAAAGCAGAAACCTAAGACTCGCCAGGCCTTCCAGGAGGAGGTCACCGCAACGCTACTAGGCGTTCGCTTGGACGGCAGAATAGCGCCCCCTAACACAGGACACTTTCCTAcccccacttccactgtagatCTGGAAAAGAGGCACAAGGCGAGCGTAGGACGGAGACGGTGCACCCTCTGCAAGAGAACCACTCCTTGGAAGTGTCAGGAGTGCACGGTCGCACTTTGTTTACAGCTTAAgaggaactgctttatggagtttcACAAGGAGCCCCAGAATGCACCATTAGATGATCCCCCTGAAGAAGAACCCACGGAGCAACCATCAGAGCAACTCCTGGAACAACCATCAGAGCAAGTTCAGGAGCAACCACCAGAGCAACTCCAAGAGCAACTCTTGGTGGAACCCAAAGAGGAACTAGAAGAAGAACCCATAGATGAACCCAAAGAGAAATTCATAGAGGAAACCAAAGAAGAattcatagaagaacccaaagAAGAATTCATAGTCCAAACGCTGTAGCAACCCCAGGGcgaattaaagagaaaaaaactgggccaaaattcacatatttgttgtttacagtgttCTATAGTTCATATATTATATTCATATACAAGTGCCTCATTtagtaaaaatctgtaaaaaagaaaaaaaaagaaaaaaaaaagaaagaattggAATAGGAATTGAATTTTTACAGGGCTTTATTAAATAAGGGAATTAGAATATACCTCAATAAAAGATTGAGGTTGttcaacaagtatttgaattttgaatCAGTACTTTTTGTTTCGGAGCTCTTTTTtgtctaaaccagtccagctgtttttttaaCACCTGactgaactccataaagcagttccttTCCAGCTGTAAACAAAGCCTTCCACTGCACTGCTGACACTTTCATGGACGGTTTCTGTTGCGGACGGTGCACCGTTTCTTTTCTACACTGGCGTTCTGCCTCTTTTCCATCTCTCCAGTGCTTGTAGATCTGCAGATGTGCCATCCAAGT
The nucleotide sequence above comes from Sphaeramia orbicularis chromosome 19, fSphaOr1.1, whole genome shotgun sequence. Encoded proteins:
- the LOC115439681 gene encoding piggyBac transposable element-derived protein 4-like isoform X2; this translates as MLRTSARMKAVPIRFRDADGGNSDSDSDSEISSDENSPPSPEARTSPPKKRGRGRGRRRGCEADGDASRSRSPHRSVAWNTDADPDVSVPEPLRFTPRRTPGAQPPLDAAQSPGEIFFNFFDYEVLTLLCTNTNKYAAQNLEAGKKFVWKEIEPKELRTYLGMLLYMSVCNFPKLTDLWRKNTIFHVPFPATAMTRDRFMTISRNLHISDPAEDAVNDKKRGTEDYDSLQQVRPLLELIRNSCRRSYHPKQHLSVNERMVAIKQHKSTKPTKWGLKFFVLADINGYTVDFTLYTGKSKTTSGKGLAFDVVTTLVDKNHLGSGYILYCDNFYTSPSLFQHLKKQGFGACGTYRRNTAGTPSTEKNALHKKSPRGSIRWIREGDLLFIKWMDCREVSLCSTIHSAYSGDTVLRWRKDAEGHFDRVPVPRPTAVTEFNKYMGGIHLSDQMLGTNSVHRKTTRWNVTVFQHLLDIAVTNSYIIHKELCAGKKQKPKTRQAFQEEVTATLLGVRLDGRIAPPNTGHFPTPTSTVDLEKRHKASVGRRRCTLCKRTTPWKCQECTVALCLQLKRNCFMEFHKEPQNAPLDDPPEEEPTEQPSEQPPEQLQEQLLVEPKEELEEEPIDEPKEKFIEETKEEFIEEPKEEFIVQTL
- the LOC115439681 gene encoding piggyBac transposable element-derived protein 4-like isoform X1, which gives rise to MLRTSARMKAVPIRFRDADGGNSDSDSDSEISSDENSPPSPEARTSPPKKRGRGRGRRRGCEADGDASRSRSPHRSVAWNTDADPDVSVPEPLRFTPRRTPGAQPPLDAAQSPGEIFFNFFDYEVLTLLCTNTNKYAAQNLEAGKKFVWKEIEPKELRTYLGMLLYMSVCNFPKLTDLWRKNTIFHVPFPATAMTRDRFMTISRNLHISDPAEDAVNDKKRGTEDYDSLQQVRPLLELIRNSCRRSYHPKQHLSVNERMVAIKQHKSTKPTKWGLKFFVLADINGYTVDFTLYTGKSKTTSGKGLAFDVVTTLVDKNHLGSGYILYCDNFYTSPSLFQHLKKQGFGACGTYRRNTAGTPSTEKNALHKKSPRGSIRWIREGDLLFIKWMDCREVSLCSTIHSAYSGDTVLRWRKDAEGHFDRVPVPRPTAVTEFNKYMGGIHLSDQMLGTNSVHRKTTRWNVTVFQHLLDIAVTNSYIIHKELCAGKKQKPKTRQAFQEEVTATLLGVRLDGRIAPPNTGHFPTPTSTVDLEKRHKASVGRRRCTLCKRTTPWKCQECTVALCLQLKRNCFMEFHKEPQNAPLDDPPEEEPTEQPSEQLLEQPSEQVQEQPPEQLQEQLLVEPKEELEEEPIDEPKEKFIEETKEEFIEEPKEEFIVQTL